The Coffea eugenioides isolate CCC68of chromosome 8, Ceug_1.0, whole genome shotgun sequence genome has a segment encoding these proteins:
- the LOC113779415 gene encoding transcriptional corepressor LEUNIG-like has translation MGCTFGHNRDPRHTVGRGKDVSNLFTFMEVSSVRASAGKVICCHFSSDGKLLASGGHDKKAVLWYTDTLKPKATLEEHSMLITDVRFSPSMARLATSSFDKTVRVWDADNPGYTLRNFTGHSAGVMSLDFHPNKDDLICSCDGDGEIRYWSINNGSCTRVFKGGMAQVRFQPRLGRYLAAAAENVVSILDAESQACRHILKGHTKPVHSVCWDPSGELLASVSEDSVRVWSLASGSDGECVHELSCNGNKFHSCVFHPTYSSLLVIGCYQSLELWNMAENKTMTLPAHEGLIASLAVSPVTGLVASASHDKIVKLWK, from the exons ATGGGATGCACTTTTGGACACAATCGAG ATCCCCGACATACGGTTGGTCGTGGCAAGGATGTTAGCAATT tgtTCACGTTTATGGAAGTAAGTTCTGTTCGTGCAAGTGCTGGTAAAGTGATCTGCTGCCACTTCTCATCAGATGGTAAGCTACTAGCTAGTGGCGGCCATGATAAAAAG GCTGTTTTGTGGTATACAGATACTTTAAAGCCTAAAGCAACACTTGAAGAGCACTCAATGCTTATTACTGATGTTCGTTTCAGTCCAAGCATGGCACGCCTTGCAACATCTTCTTTTGATAAAACTGTCCGGGTTTGGGATGCAGATAAT CCTGGGTATACACTTCGTAACTTTACTGGACATTCTGCTGGTGTAATGTCTTTGGACTTCCACCCGAATAAAGATGATCTTATATGTTCATGTGATGGGGATGGTGAGATAAGATATTGGAGCATCAATAATGGTAGCTGTACAAGGGTATTCAAG GGGGGCATGGCACAGGTGAGATTTCAGCCACGTCTTGGAAGATATCTTGCTGCAGCTGCTGAGAATGTCGTGTCAATACTGGATGCGGAGTCACAGGCTTGTCGGCATATATTAAAG GGGCATACAAAACCAGTACATTCTGTTTGCTGGGATCCTTCTGGTGAACTGCTGGCATCTGTTAGTGAGGACTCTGTCAGAGTCTGGTCATTGGCATCGGGAAGCGACGGAGAATGTGTGCACGAGCTTAGTTGTAATGGCAACAAATTTCATTCCTGTGTTTTCCATCCTACATATTCGTCATTGTTGGTTATTGGATGTTACCAG TCTCTGGAGCTTTGGAACATGGCGGAGAACAAGACCATGACCCTGCCAGCACATGAAGGATTGATTGCTTCCTTGGCTGTTTCTCCCGTTACAGGCCTGGTTGCTTCAGCCAGTCATGACAAGATTGTTAAGCTGTGGAAATAA